AAGTATGCAGTGTTTACTGCAAAAAAGGATAAACCACTGGTTTTAACCATATAATTGACCTTATAAACTGGTCCAAATCCCCCTTCTCCAAGCTTGTTTGCGTCCGAGAAGTTGTTGGTTGCAACCTTCAGTGTCTCAAAATCAAATAACAGAGAGTTTGCCTTTTGACTTTTCGTTCCTCAACATCTGAtcgttatataaatttttttgttaaactAAAAAAATTGAATTGGTTTTGGTAAATTTTTAACATTTAAATgaataagaaacaaaaaacatAGATGGAGTCAAATAAATTTACATACTCGACTTTCTGGCAAATATTTTCGTCCTCCACAAAAAAATCAAAAGCGCAGCGACAAGCATCACAGCACCGAGGATGGGGATGACgacaaccactaatcttttagagTTCCGCCTTTTTCCTGAATTAAAACAATAAACAATATCTGATGAATATTTCCGTCttcttataattaaattttaattgtgTACAATTGGTCGGAAAATATGGATGAATCGTTTGTAATTTAATGCATGTACATAATTTAATTATGTACTGTAACTTGCCTGCATCTCTCGCTGATGATGACGAAGAGTTGGAGTCCACCACAGCAGGCGGAGGCGGTGGATTGGCTGTAGCTCCGGGCGGAGGTGCTGAAGAGAATGCAGATGACAGCGGAGGCAGTGGAGATGTCGCGACTGACATATTATAGTATGAATAGGTCTCGTACCTCAAGTAGCACCTGTACTTCAACACCACCCCTCCCTGGTTTTTCCCGCACAACTCTGCATTAAAGCCAACGACTGCCTAAGACACAGAAAGCAGTCATCATCAGACTGATCCCTGGTGCACTGCACCAATCCATACACTTTGGTGAAGCTCGTAAAGTTGGCTTCTCCAATGGCGAACATGCTGTCGGTCTTGTAGGAAGCCCAGTTGATGAGGGCATTCATCAATTCCCCCACCAGATCCACGAATCTCGACGTCTCCGAAACTTCTCCTCCGTTGACTAAGATTTGGTAAAAGGATGATTTGTTGCTCTCGGCCGAGAAATTTGTGTTTGAGTAAGCAAGGAAGCAGTGATCTCCCCAGGTAGCCGCATCTTTTGCGGAAGGGCAGCGACTATGGAGGGTGTCGACGGCGGTGGCGAGGCAAGCTTGGCATTTATCTTGAGAAACGTCGAGTTGGCAAAGCGCCAGGCCGAAGACTTGGTCTGGGGAACTCCCTGCAGATCTGTTCGCGTATCCGGAGGAGACGGTGGCCGAGGTGAGggacgggaggaggaggaggttgagGTTGGCTTGGTAGGTGCCGTTGGTGGTAAAGTTGGAGTCTGTTGGACACGTTTCCCAAGATACAGTGTGGCGTGCGTtatagagggagaggaggaagaggagctgcGCAAGTATCCGGACGTAATTCCAGGAATGCATCTTGCAACTGGTTGTCCTCCGTTGTTTTTGGGATGCCGTGGAGAGAGAATGGAGAGACGTAGCTTACTATATATAATATCTTTGGAGCAAAGATTAATTTGCATGGTCGCCGTAGTTTGTTTCATTGTAAGACCGTGCAATACACACTAGAAAACGTTGCACACAAATGATAATACTCAGTGGGGTGGAATTGGTCCATGACAAGTTACGTTCAGATAAATTTATTTCATAGCAATGATGGTCATATAAAGTTAGTTGACCGAAGAATACGTGACAATGGCTCGTTGTTCCTTTGAACGGCCCCTTCGTTCAAATGTGGAGGGATCCGAGTCAAAAGGACAAGAAGGGGATTCCTGTGATTGAAGTGATGCGAGTCTTGTTGACTTTGTTTCCACGCGTCGGACGCAATGACGCGGATCAACAACACTACAATTTCTTATCGAACGAAGACTCCCCAGCAAGAGATGATTTCGGCAAAACACCCATTTAATGCAAGCGGCAAAATACTTCTTTCTTCCTTCCGTGTCTTTTGGGTAAGTATCAAATGGCATGTTTTTCCTGACCAAGAAACGTGTATGTTCGTTGATAAAGAGGGAGGaaaaacataattaaatttaAGAAAGATGAGATTAATCGAACAATCTCGCTTGCATTCCCAGCATACTCTCCCCTCCACTAAGGTGCAATTAAGCAACAACAATCTTAACTCGTAAATTTTACTGTTGTGGCAGTTTCCGATTAagtttcttcctttttttatatCTAAATCTGGTCAAGATTCTAAGATTTATATATTGTAAGATATGTCGGCAACCGTGTTTTTGCAGAAAGATTTTGTCAGAGAGAGACAAAGTGAGCACTCTTTGCACAGGCATAGCACGTAACTAAGAACCCTTGGCACGAGGTGTCATTTCGGATGTGACAGTCAAACCCATATGTTGAAGGCAGTCATGCGactcataattttattattttatccgaCATATTGACTATGATCATCTTTTCATTACAAGAAGAGATAATAGCTAGCTAGCCATTGCCTTTCGAATTTGCTTGTTATCATATCTAATACAGCATACTTTGGACTGTTGCAAACTGAGTTGGGCTGATTGAGCCAATCCATATTTGGGCCCTAATCCAAAAAATATAGGTGATTTGGGCCGGCAATGCCTCGATATTCCTCCTCTCACATTGTCTCTGATTTCAGATTAGGTATATAATTTCAATCATTTCAGTGATAAAGCTTTACTGACGCAGGAAAGCAACAATTCCGTGAAAATTTTAGTCATCTTAGTTTATTTTTTCCCATCAAACAACCAGTCTtccaaagaggaagaagaatcatCAACCAAAATGCAAAAAAGAGAAGTCAACGATAATTAATTATCTCCTAACAACTAGCAAGAATGAGGTCAACATGTAGATGGGTTCTACGTAGAATAATCAAATAAGAAAAGGCACCAGAAGTGTAATGCCTACCACGTTACTTTGCATTGGACGGTTGCTTCCATGTCGGAGTTGCATTCCAACATTTTGTTTGAATTTGGCAATCAACATGTTTAAATAAGCATGATGCAGTAATCtggaagagtgttctgttcataccttTAGGACATGTCCACCACATACCAATATGACCtaattaaaatgatttaaaatcAAAAGTCCATGTACCAACATGTTTAAAGTGCTTCTACGAAGTCTTTCTGTTTGCAGCGCCTATTTATATCGTCTTTCTTGGCGTCCGATTCCTACGAGTTAAAGATGGCGGCAACACGAGCAGTTGCAGCAATCGTAACAGTAGCAGCTCTCCTTCATGTAGCCATCGCCACAAGGTACACAGTCGGAGGGCCGAATGGAGGATGGAATACAATCACGGACTTGCAGGCATGGGCATCAACCAAGAGATTTGCTCCTGGAGACAGCCTAAGTAAGTTCGCAACCAACAACATGGCGCGTCTACCTTTCTGTCTAAGACGATATCCAATTTGATTTTGTAGTCTCTGTAACAAGGTTTCATTCGTCTCCGCAGTTTTCACGTATACATCATCCCATGACGTGCTGGAGGTGACAAAGGCAGCCTACGACGCATGCTCTGCAACCACTCCAATGGAGTCCCACACCGGCGGCAACACTGCGATCAAGCTTTCGGCCCCTGGCAAGAGATACTTCATTTGCGGGGTGCCGGGCCACTGTGCAGCGGGGATGAAGCTCGATGTTGACGTCATCTCCACGGCCGTGGGAGCTCCACCGCCGAAACACCACTATCCTCCTGCAGCGCCCAAGTCAACATCTCACTCGCCTTCGGAGCCTCCCATGGTTGCACCATCGAGAGCCCCTTCGGCTTCATTCCCACCGATGAGTCACGCGCCCGGCGTTGCGCCTTCCATGACATCTGCAGCTCGCGGTTGTATGCAGTGCGCGAATCTTGCCGTGGGTCTGGCAATGGGAGTTCTGTTGATTTTGGCTGCGTGAGGGAAAAGCTGACCAGTGAAATCATGTTTGTGAGCCATGGGAACTCTAATTTTCACTTTTCACTTCATTTCGTTGTGTAAATGAGGACGACTATTATTGCGGGTATGCGTGCTCGGGAGATCTTATCCCATAAGTCTAAGTTaaacaaattaataataatatacatcAGATTTTATATTGACTCtcgtattatattaaaaaataaataattatatatctaatttaaattaattaggatatatatatatatatatataacataaaattACGACGATTTGGTTTCGATCAATTTTGTAATATTCCGATTAATTTCATATCAAAATTGGATAATATAAAGATTGAGGGTCtagtaaatatattattatcaatttcaacttaaatattttgataaatgaTCTAGATCAAATAAAATTGATGAATCCTGACAAAATTACTATTAAAAATAAACTGTATCGTTTGGTTCCAGTTGAAATTTATCAAGTGAAAAGatccaaaaaaaatttcattatatCCCTT
This genomic stretch from Musa acuminata AAA Group cultivar baxijiao chromosome BXJ3-9, Cavendish_Baxijiao_AAA, whole genome shotgun sequence harbors:
- the LOC135650268 gene encoding uclacyanin 1-like, whose translation is MAATRAVAAIVTVAALLHVAIATRYTVGGPNGGWNTITDLQAWASTKRFAPGDSLIFTYTSSHDVLEVTKAAYDACSATTPMESHTGGNTAIKLSAPGKRYFICGVPGHCAAGMKLDVDVISTAVGAPPPKHHYPPAAPKSTSHSPSEPPMVAPSRAPSASFPPMSHAPGVAPSMTSAARGCMQCANLAVGLAMGVLLILAA